In Colletotrichum higginsianum IMI 349063 chromosome 1, whole genome shotgun sequence, the DNA window GCGGACACGAGCACTGCGTCGCGGGATCTTGAGCGGATCGAGCCTCAGCGTTGGAGCGGAAACCCGATATCGTCCAACTCATCTCTGACAATCACAGACACTCGCGGTATCTCTGGTGACATCGTCACACGAGGCGGCTGCACCGTTGCTGTTCGGTTACTCGCTAATAGTAGCTGGGAAGGCGGTGCAAACGCGTCTCTCGTCAACGGCCGTGGGGGGTTGACGGTGCAGATCGATGAGACGAGCACATGGACAGTTAGCAAGAACTCGTTCGTCCGAGGCCTTTCGATTACCGGCGGCGATGTCAGCCGTGTCGTGGACAGAAACGCTACTGTGGCGTACGACAAGTCTGCGCCCGAGAGCCTGTGGCTCCAGGGGCGGACATACGCCTTGAAGAACGGCGGACAGCTTCGACCTTGGAACTAGGAAGTGGCCATGTTCGTCGGTCAGCTCTATCTGACACCTTGGTGCATGTCATCCGGGTTTGAACGAGGATCAAACAGCCAGCCTTTGGCTTGTTGCGGGATGGTTTTTTTCCCCCATGCGGTCGAACGTGAAGGACGGTAGAATGCCACACTTCGGAGCCAGGTTCTTTCTTTAGCTTAACCATGAATTGCCCAATGAAAAGAGGTCTTCCTTTTACGTACTCAAATCGCAAACTCCAGCCATGTTGGGGTTGGTCCGGCAAACCCACCGCCGTTCCACTGTGACCATCTCGACTAGGCCGTTTAGTGGCTGCGGTGATCGAGGATGATCCTGACTCGAGGAACTTTTGCCGGTGGCGCAATTGCTATTATGTACCGAGATCCGTGAAGAAGCTTTCGGGAGATGATCACTGCGCATTCGCCACGAGGAACTCGAGGGACTTCTGCGGCTTGCTATGGTGTCGTTTGGGGGGATGCTTTCCTGCAGTGATGTGATTGAGTCAGTTGAAAGCAGCATGGCAATTTGCGACAGGCCGTACAATCAATCGTGGACGGCCCAGCGGGACCCTCTGTTCCCCATTAGAAATGCCGGCAAGGTTGCAATCTTGAAGCTGGTGCCACTGCAAGAAGCCGCACTTCCGGGAAGACTAAGGCCTTTGGGCAACACAGGCAATATAATGGTATGAAAAAATACCGATCACACCATCGATGGCTCCGCAGCTAGTTGCAAAAGTCGATTCGGCCTCTCACAAACGGAAATGCGTTCAAAGTGTGGGTGGCGACAGAAGGACCCAGTACGAGAAGGTAGCTGATATAAAATGTAACGCCTAGCAACACAGGGGAAAAGGTTGCGTCCGGAAGCAGACGACCTTGATCTCCCCCAGTCTTGGCTGACTTGGCTCCCGTGTGGCGTTATCTTTCCAAGCATCTTGGCGATCGGCTGCTCCGACAAGAGATATCCACCATGTCTCCGGCCACGcagcaacaccaacaacaacaacaacaacaacaacaacagcagcagccagaggTCGCCGGGGGACCGAAGGCGGGCGGCCCGGGCAACGGCGATGCAATCTCCGTCGACACCCCCAGCAGCGGCACGCCCGAGAAAAGGTCGAGCGAACCGGCGGCTCCGTGTACCGAGGGCGACATGGAGAAGCCGCCCTTCGTCTTCACCACGCAAGCCAacggcgaagaggaggcgttcgacgaggacgacccGAGGCTGCGGGACATCCCGGCCTACGTGCGTCGCATCGTTTCGCTGCACGACGATCCGGAACTGCCGTGCCTCACGTTCCGGTACTTCCTCCTcaccatcgtcttcgtcatccccggcgccttcttgtcgatgatgagcCACTTCCGCACGACCTACGCGCCGTactccatcttcttcgtccaGATCGCGTCCAGCTACGCCGGGGTGTGGCTCGCCAAGATCCTGCCGGCGTGGGAAGTCAAAGTGCCCCTGACGAGGTTCAGCTTCAACCTCAACCCGGGTCCCTTCAACGTCAAGGAACACGTGCTCGTCAccatctcggcggcctcgggcgccACGTACAACCTCGGCTACACCCCTGTGGCCATGGCCGAGCTCTACTTCAACTCTCGCATCCACCCTGCCgcggccatcttcttcatgTGGGGGATCGTCTGGACGGGATACTCGTtcgcggcgttggcgagacAGTTCCTGATCTACGACCCCCAGTTCCCCTGGTTCACGGCTCTCTGCCAGACCGCCCTCTTCGAGACGCAGAAGAAGCAGCGCGAGAGCCCGACAGCCTCGTCTCGGAAGCAGACAAAGGTCTTCTTTTGGGCCCTTCTCGGCATGACCCTGTGGCAGTTTCTTCCGGAATACGTGTTCCCGATGCTGGGCTCTCTGGCGTTCCTCTGCTGGGTGGCGCCCAACAACGCCGTGGCCAACTTTGTCGGCGCTGGCTTTGGGGGGCTCGGCTTTATGAATCTCTCACTCGACTGGTCCAACATATCCTCCAGCGGAAGTTTGTTCCTGACTCCTTGGTGGACGCAAGTTGTCATGTTTTCCGGGTTTGTCTGCAGCGTGTGGGTGCTGCTACCGGCTGCGAAGTACGGCCACTTGGGAGAGTGGCACGAGCACCTGATGTCTAACCGATTGTTCCTCGAGAATGGGACGTCCTACCCCATCACCCAACTTCTGACCCCCGAAGTCACATTCAACGAAACGGCGTACCAGGAGCTCGGCCCTCCCTTCGTCAGCACCCACGTGCTCTGGACCATGTTCTTCGACTATGCCGCGTACACGTCTGCCATTATCTGGGCCGGCCTCTTTGGATGGAAGAGTATCAAGAGCAGCTTCCTCAAGATGATGGAGCGTATGAAGAGCGGGTCCCAGATCAGCTCACAGTACAACGACCAGCTCAGCATCCTGCAGCGTTCCTACAAAGAGGTTCCGCTATGGTGGTTCCTGGCTCTCTTCGCGGCATCTTTCGTCTCGCTGGTAACCATTACTGCTACCGGCAACATGGTATGGACACCCAGCGCTTTTATAACCTCGGCACAAGACGTTTGCTGACCGGTTCTCTACCTAGTTCATCCCTGTGTGGACCTACTTTGTTGCCATTGCAACGGGTGCGTTTTTGGTTGTACCGCTGGGCTGGCTGTATGCTCTTAGCAACTTCCAGCTGGCCATCGGGACGGTCAACGAGCTCCTGTATGGCTTGATGGTCAACTCGGTCAGCGGCTTCAAGAATCCCACAGGCGCCTCCGCCTATGGCGCCATTGCAGGCAACGCATGGTATCGCGCTCAGCTTAATCTTCAGGACATGAAGATCGGGCACTACAACCATTGCGATCCTAGGGCTGTGTTCTTCTCTCAGGTATTCGGATCCTTCCTCGGGGTGCCCATCAACTATGCCGTAGTCAGATGGGTGCTTGATACCAAGTTCGACTATCTTACGGGGACAAAAGAGGACCCTGCGCATCAGTGGACGGCGCAGTCTCTCACGTCGAACCTTACAATGGGTGTCCAGTACGTGCTCATCGGTCCGCGTCGACTCTTTGAGCAGCACATCTACAAGGTTCTTCCTTATGGCTTCCTCGTCGGGGCCTTCGCGCCGGTGCTCATCTACGGGCTGCACCGCCTGTTCCCGCGCGCTAAATTCCAGCTGTGGAACACGaccatcttcttctcgtccatgtcgagcTTCTACGGCAACATCAGCACCGGGTACTTCAGTAGCTTCATCGGAGGCTTTGTCGTCATGTTCTGGGCCTATCGCTACCGCTACAACCTGTGGGCGAGGTGGAACTACATCCTGGCAGCTGCGTTTGATGCAGGATTCAACTTCAACATGTTGTTGAcgttcctcttcttcggtGCTGGGAAGATTGTCACCATGCCGAACTGTGAGTGTCATGTCACCCTCCCACCTTGTCTCTACATGGCCCTTTATCCGCATCATTCTAACGTTCATGTCTACACAGGGTGGGGTAACGAGGCAGCCAGCTCCGAGAGGTGTTTTGCGCTGGAATGATTATAGGGGTGAGAAGTTGATGGACGGAGTGAGTGAATTGAAGTCATCTCAGGCTGCGTGATTGGGTCATCAGGGCGACTGAAGCAGGGCAGGCACATGTGGTAAAGCGCGGTTTCCGTTAGTAGTCAACGGTTGTTTTCTTATTAAATGTAGAAGGGACGTAAGCGACACATCCAATGAGTCTTGGTGATAAACTTCAAGTCTCTAAGTGAGCCCCTCCCCACAGATCTCAATTTTGCACTATAGACGCTGGGCCTTCAAATAGATCAAACAGTGGTGGTTACAACATGTCCCTTGTCCCTGCCCTTGGTTTGTCCTATGGCTAGTTATGGTTATGCAGTCAATTGATCTCAGGTAACCCTCGAATGGACCCGGATCCTCGTAGAAACGATGAGTGCATTCACTTCCTCACGGCCGTGAAGCTCCTGTCCATGATGGACGTTTCTCGTATCCGTCTTGTGGATGTTGAGGCTGTAAGACCTCGATCATTGTGGCCGTGACATGACGGATCCTCGTGGCCGTGAAGACCGGTGCCCTGCTTGACGGATTTTGTGTCTGTGTCCTGGCTGATGAAGGTATCGTCATTAAGACTCACGCTGACAGCCTTGAGACAGTCCTTGCTGGTTCCGAGCTAGAGGTTCGAACCGATGCCATAGCTGTGATGTGCGAAGGAATACGGAAAAAGCGCCGGCTGCTTTTGCGCCGTAACAGGGAGCCACAGGGTGCACGAAAAATTTGCGCCTGATATTAGTGCATGATTAATAGATAACAGCTGCCCAGCCAGACTgctggggggaggaggaccaTCACCATCGTGGAATTCATGCTCGATTTTCACACATTTTCCTAGCAGCTTCGGAGGGACCTTTATCAATTACCTGAGGGGACGGATTCCCGGGGAAGAACGCATCCCCCGTATATAGCTCACAGTCTAACGTCCCATAGTGCCGGCATTCAAGCTGGGCAAACCATGCAGCGCACTCCACGGTAACACCTGCACAGAGGTAGAGTGCCGAATGAGACGAATGACGTGAGCGAGATTTTGTCTGCCCAGTGAGCAAGAAGTAGGGCTGAAGGGCTTAGTGCTCCCCGTCCGACCTGGGTGTCCCATCCATCTTTTCCCAACAGCTGCTATTTACAGCAGCGAACACCCCTTGTTTGAGATGCACGTCCAATGTAGATCTCTTATTTGTGTGACCCAGATTCGGTAGTGCCGACTCAAAGGCCCCAACTCACTTCCTGTCATCCCAACTCTCAGGATTTAGAGTTGACGGTGTTTCCACGTCCCACAAATTGGCCCCAAAACTCCCTCGATACTTGCAGGTAATCATTTAATATGCCAAGACGCAGCTTCAAAAGCATTACCGCTGCTCGCTAGGGAGCCGGACTGAACTCCAGTTGTTGGTGGCAGCATCATGATTGCGTTCGGTGGGGGGTTGTCGGCCACGGTGACAATCCATTGAGCGAAATTGCCAGGTCTCTCACCGCCTTCAACGTTCATCCGGAACCAAGACAGCGCGAGTAACTGGCTGAATTAAGGGAAAATGCTGCTCGGTTGCTTGGTCCTTTCCCCCTTGCCAAGGCGGTTTCGCCATGGAGCGTGGAAGGATGCACCATGTTTGATCAGCTCCTCGACTGTATTTGAGTCTCGAATAGATTAACAAGTGACACTCGGGTCAAGGGCCCCTCCGTCGCTTTTTCCATCGGGAGCAACGAAGCTGCCAAGGGTCCACGACTCGCGGTTACCCTCGCTGTTAGACGACTGACTCGTTGCCCTGGGGGGTGGTTCGTGACCGGGAACTGTCGAGTGAAATGAATCCCTTCCCTGAGCAAAGAATCGAGGCGGTTGATCCTGTTTCTCTCGCAAGATTTCAAGATGCCGGCACTTCCGCACGCTCTCCAACGCCGACCAAACATTCCTTCACGCGCGCTCCGTGTGTGCCGTTCTTTCGACAGCGCTCACACGTACGTACTGCGTCTGCCTTCCATGCACTTACACCGAAGCCCATTCCTCGACGGCCCCGAACGAACGTCGAGACATCTGAGGGGGGAACGCACGACGAGACGATGGCGTCTATAGAGCCGCGAGGCCAGCCGATCGACCTCCACGATTTGAGCGAGCACATACGCGCCTCGAGAGGCGGCTCCCAGCGGCCGtggcctcgccgccaagacAGCAAACCCAAGGACGAGTGGCACGTTATCGAGGTCGGCAGCGACGCCTCCAAGGAGTGGGCAAGTAGCCCAAAAGTCGAAGAAGCGTGCTCGGGATACCCGTCGCCTCTGGGGACCGCCACGCCCTTGTCGTATAGCACGAATTTCCTCCATCCCGCCACGCCCGATGGCAGGGAATCGACATTCACCCCGAGGGGGGACGAGTTCAACGACACCGCCTCCCTCACGGCGAGGTCGAACAGAGACGGAAGGAAAAAGTCGAGCAAATTCGTGTGGTGGACCTTTGGCCTGTGGTTGCTCGGGGTCCTGATGATGACGTTGACGACCGTGTACTCGACCGGCTCGGCCAAGGCCCTGATGAGGATGAACTTCTTCGTCATGTCGTCCAAGAACTCCATCTTGATCCTGCGCGTGCTGACGGAGCTCTGCGCCGTTACCTTGGCTGCcctcgtcgtggtcgtggtcgagGACTTGCAATGGGCACTGGCATCTCGCCCTGGCGGCGTGAGTCTGTTGACCTTTGTTGGGCTCGATAGCGGCACCGGCGTCTGGGGACTCTTGCGCCTCCTGGCGACGGCCGAGTGGAAGCAAAAGTACTCGAGTTTGTTCCGGTAGGTTTGACCCTGTCCAGAGGACAACTACAATATGCCTAGACCTAGACTCACATGATCTAACATTGCCCAGTCTTCTGGTCATCTGCTCGATCCCTCTGCCGGGCATTATCCTAATGGGTAAGCTTGACCCTTTCTGCCGCGCCAGGACCTCTTTATCTTGCTCACAtgggttttttttctcaGGTGCTCTCTCCATCGACATGGTCACCTTTCCTGAAAAGACTTACAACGTGTCTGCTGGAATTGGCCGTTTCAACGCCTCCTACGTCTACGAGATCCGCCAGTCCACCGCAACAGCATTGTTGGTGCAAATGGGCAGCCCTGCCTGGTCTGACAGGGAGTCCTTCTCCGTGGACCCTCTGGGCGAGGGTCAAGGGCAGTGTATTGGCTCGAACGGCAGGGGGGTGCCGTGTGACGAGTCTCACATACTCACAGGCGGCGTGTTTGCCGTTGCGCCGCAAACCGATGATTTGAAGCAGTTCCCAAACGCGGGAGCATACGTCGTTCCCAAGACGCGAATCGTCCAGCTGGAGTACGGCAAAGTGCAAGACCTCGAAGGCCTCCGCTCGACCGGCAAATGTttccttctcggcgccgcccacgccgcctcGTACTGGTGTGCCGATGTCAGCGAGGGAAACGGGTTTCTGTTTGGTAAGGATAGAGAGAAGCACATCTCGGGCGCAGTCCAAgccatgccccccccccttcccttacTTTCAGCGCTAACATGactcttttttctttctttgttAGGCTCGGCATATTGTCCAATCTCGCTGCAGGTGAAAAGCGCCTGTCTGAACAACACAGACTGGACCAACCGCCTGGAGATTTCCTCCTCGCTCTTTGTGTACTCGCGTCACGCGACCGTCACATACGATCGCAGGAACTTCTCCATCCTGGCAGTGTCCGACATGTCTCCGCCGCTCCAAGAGATCATCACCCTCGAGGAGTACATGCTGTCGCTGTCGGCGGTTGTCCCGGGCTTCAACACGAGCGCCGCGGCGACCAAGGGGGACAACTCGGCCCTCGCCATCTACGCCGTCACGGCGCTGCCGATCAACGAGAGTGAGGTGGCGAAGAAGCAGTCGCTTAAGGCCATCCGGAAGGCCATGTCGGTGCCGTTCCACTACTTCCATGCCAACTACTTTTCCAGCGGGCCCTCGATCTGGGAGCTCACGGGGCCCCGTCAGGGGCTGTCGGAGGACATGTACACGACCATGTCCATATCGATCCTCAGCCACCAAGTCGTGGCGGGCAAGGTCAGCAGGGCGCTCTTCGTAGTCGTGAGCGGGCTGATCCTGCTTCTCTCGGCGGCCATCATCATAGCCACGTCGAGGGTCTGTGTGAAGAGGCCAGAGAGGTGCGGCTACCCAACGCTGGACTTTGCCGCCGTGTGCGCGATGAAGGGAGGGATGCAACCTTCACCACCAACGGAATGGGCGGATAGACGAGAGGCGGCGGATGATGGCCCGCCGGACCACGTGAACAGGCTACACAGGAGTCTGACAGAGTTGGGCAAGAAGCCTAAATCATTCGAGGTTGCGAAGAATATCCAGAACGATAGAGTAATCATCGGGTAGATGGGACTTTTTTTTACGTTATCAAGATAGGTAATGAATAATGTGTTTTATGAGGAGGTTTTTAGCCAATAACCAAAGCTATGTATGGCGATCGATCAATCTTCGAAACCACAGCTGATGCCAGTCCGTCAGCAATGGGGGCAACAGCGCGTGCTCGCTTTGTAAGAGGGGTGGGAATGCTGTTCTGTTTAGAAACGGCGGAGAAAACCCATGCTGCCTAGGCAACACGACGTTTGATCACAAAAGAGGATGAACCTATGCTGAACTCTCGACATGAAAAGCAAAGTATTGAATTCTGCCAATGCCCGAGACTTGACTCAAGCAACCAAGACGATATCTCCTCCTTACGAACATGACAAAACTTTGAGGTTCCGATCAAGTATCGTCCGCCGACCTGACAACGTGATGTGCAAATCATGACTTTCACAATCCTGGCCGTGGCCAACCCATACTCCTAAACACCGCCCCTATGTTACATGCGAGTTCTCTTTTCCAATGGGAAGCTTTCAAAACCTTGACGGCGAGTGACCTTCGTGCCTGGAGCACAATCCCTCAGGCATACGCGTCGAGAGGCGCGTCCTTGTTGCCCATGCGGCGCGTCATGCCGCGGAGGGGTCCGGCGTCGGCGCTGACGAGAGTGTTGACCCAGACCTTGTCGCCCGTCTCCTCGCTGTTGCACTCGaggctggcggcgccgagcaaGGTGGGCTTCATGTTGCCGTAGATGGTCTCGTAGTGCTGCGGGGCGGTGACGAAGGTCTCGTGGAAGATGCCGATgtgcttctgcttctggtTGAAGCCGTTGTACCAGTCCCAGCCCTTGCGGTGGATGGCGTCGTGGGCGAACCTGTGGAGGCCGGCGGTGTCGCGGAAGTAGTAGATGTTGAG includes these proteins:
- a CDS encoding plant-like oligopeptide transporter, coding for MSPATQQHQQQQQQQQQQQQPEVAGGPKAGGPGNGDAISVDTPSSGTPEKRSSEPAAPCTEGDMEKPPFVFTTQANGEEEAFDEDDPRLRDIPAYVRRIVSLHDDPELPCLTFRYFLLTIVFVIPGAFLSMMSHFRTTYAPYSIFFVQIASSYAGVWLAKILPAWEVKVPLTRFSFNLNPGPFNVKEHVLVTISAASGATYNLGYTPVAMAELYFNSRIHPAAAIFFMWGIVWTGYSFAALARQFLIYDPQFPWFTALCQTALFETQKKQRESPTASSRKQTKVFFWALLGMTLWQFLPEYVFPMLGSLAFLCWVAPNNAVANFVGAGFGGLGFMNLSLDWSNISSSGSLFLTPWWTQVVMFSGFVCSVWVLLPAAKYGHLGEWHEHLMSNRLFLENGTSYPITQLLTPEVTFNETAYQELGPPFVSTHVLWTMFFDYAAYTSAIIWAGLFGWKSIKSSFLKMMERMKSGSQISSQYNDQLSILQRSYKEVPLWWFLALFAASFVSLVTITATGNMFIPVWTYFVAIATGAFLVVPLGWLYALSNFQLAIGTVNELLYGLMVNSVSGFKNPTGASAYGAIAGNAWYRAQLNLQDMKIGHYNHCDPRAVFFSQVFGSFLGVPINYAVVRWVLDTKFDYLTGTKEDPAHQWTAQSLTSNLTMGVQYVLIGPRRLFEQHIYKVLPYGFLVGAFAPVLIYGLHRLFPRAKFQLWNTTIFFSSMSSFYGNISTGYFSSFIGGFVVMFWAYRYRYNLWARWNYILAAAFDAGFNFNMLLTFLFFGAGKIVTMPNWWGNEAASSERCFALE
- a CDS encoding Major facilitator superfamily transporter, which codes for MASIEPRGQPIDLHDLSEHIRASRGGSQRPWPRRQDSKPKDEWHVIEVGSDASKEWASSPKVEEACSGYPSPLGTATPLSYSTNFLHPATPDGRESTFTPRGDEFNDTASLTARSNRDGRKKSSKFVWWTFGLWLLGVLMMTLTTVYSTGSAKALMRMNFFVMSSKNSILILRVLTELCAVTLAALVVVVVEDLQWALASRPGGVSLLTFVGLDSGTGVWGLLRLLATAEWKQKYSSLFRLLVICSIPLPGIILMGALSIDMVTFPEKTYNVSAGIGRFNASYVYEIRQSTATALLVQMGSPAWSDRESFSVDPLGEGQGQCIGSNGRGVPCDESHILTGGVFAVAPQTDDLKQFPNAGAYVVPKTRIVQLEYGKVQDLEGLRSTGKCFLLGAAHAASYWCADVSEGNGFLFDWTNRLEISSSLFVYSRHATVTYDRRNFSILAVSDMSPPLQEIITLEEYMLSLSAVVPGFNTSAAATKGDNSALAIYAVTALPINESEVAKKQSLKAIRKAMSVPFHYFHANYFSSGPSIWELTGPRQGLSEDMYTTMSISILSHQVVAGKVSRALFVVVSGLILLLSAAIIIATSRVCVKRPERCGYPTLDFAAVCAMKGGMQPSPPTEWADRREAADDGPPDHVNRLHRSLTELGKKPKSFEVAKNIQNDRVIIG